Proteins encoded in a region of the Podarcis muralis chromosome 4, rPodMur119.hap1.1, whole genome shotgun sequence genome:
- the EGFL6 gene encoding epidermal growth factor-like protein 6 isoform X2: MSATCEHGCKYGECMMPNKCKCFPGFTGKTCSQDINECGLKPRPCEHRCMNTHGSYKCYCLNGYMLMPDGACANSRSCAMVNCQYGCEEVKDDVRCLCPSNGLQLASNGKTCIDINECSSGKAVCSFNRRCVNTFGSYYCKCQIGYELKYVSGRYDCVDINECTTTIPKCNIHAECLNTQGSFKCKCKPGYRGNGYECSVIHENYVKDIPRISGVAKEKLKKLLVHKNSVKKHGDIKNVIPEPPVTPASKVHVRPLDYEDSVHTEGAYGEQGESTEDVRREGKIEEEEEVEKGGEREDLENQTGHEKKLRGDVFSKEAVAFGPLPAQRKLPVQRAELEVDCSFGQGSCAWQQDINDDFDWNPADHDNGDGYYMMVPGFVGHKKDVGRLKLLLTDLEPKSIYCLIFSYRLAGERVGKLHVILGSSGSSSSPSWSQSVGDDEQWRTGQMEVHTGAETTMNIAFEAERGKGKTGEIGVDNVTLFSGLCPEDHLTLDI; encoded by the exons CTACTTGTGAACATGGGTGCAAATATGGTGAATGTATGATGCCAAACAAATGTAAATGCTTTCCTGGATTCACAGGCAAAACCTGCAGCCAAG ATATCAACGAATGCGGATTGAAGCCACGTCCTTGCGAGCACAGATGTATGAACACGCATGGCAGCTACAAGTGCTATTGTCTCAATGGGTACATGCTCATGCCTGACGGAGCCTGCGCAA ATTCCAGGAGTTGCGCCATGGTGAATTGTCAATATGGCTGTGAAGAAGTGAAAGATGATGTGCGATGCTTGTGTCCATCGAACGGACTTCAGTTAGCGTCAAATGGAAAAACATGCATAG ATATTAATGAGTGCTCCAGTGGGAAAGCTGTTTGCTCTTTCAACCGCAGATGTGTCAACACATTTGGAAGTTACTATTGCAAGTGTCAAATTGGATATGAGCTGAAATATGTGAGTGGTCGATATGACTGTGTAG ATATAAATGAATGTACTACAACTATACCTAAGTGTAACATCCATGCAGAGTGCCTCAATACTCAAGGATCCTTCAAGTGCAAATGTAAACCAGGCTACAGAGGCAATGGATATGAATGCTCTG TTATTCATGAAAACTATGTGAAAGACATTCCCAGAATCTCTGGAGTTGCCAAAGAGAAGCTCAAGAAGCTGCTTGTGCACAAAAACAGTGTGAAAAAGCATGGGGACATAAAAAATGTGATCCCAGAACCGCCTGTGACCCCGGCTTCTAAAGTTCACGTAAGACCGTTAGACTACGAAGACAGTGTGCACACAGAAGGTGCCTATGGTGAACAGGGGGAAAGTACTGAAGATGTCAGAAGAGAAGggaaaatagaagaggaagaggaagttgagaaaggaggagaaagggaagacCTTGAAAACCAAACTGGTCATGAGAAGAAACTTCGAGGAGATGTATTTT CTAAAGAAGCTGTTGCGTTTGGGCCTCTCCCAGCACAAAGGAAACTTCCAGTACAAAGAGCAGAGCTGGAAG TGGACTGCAGCTTTGGGCAAGGGTCTTGTGCCTGGCAGCAAGATATAAATGATGACTTTGACTGGAATCCTGCAGATCATGATAATG GTGATGGATATTACATGATGGTGCCTGGGTTCGTGGGTCACAAGAAGGATGTTGGTCGTTTGAAACTTCTTCTCACTGATCTTGAGCCAAAAAGCATATATTGTCTGATTTTTAGTTACCGACTTGCAGGAGAAAGAGTAGGGAAACTACATGTGATCctaggcagcagcggcagcagcagcagtccttccTGGTCACAGAGTGTGGGAGATGATGAGCAGTGGAGGACTGGACAAATGGAAGTCCACACAGGGGCTGAAACAACGATGAAT